Proteins co-encoded in one Candidatus Zixiibacteriota bacterium genomic window:
- the ruvC gene encoding crossover junction endodeoxyribonuclease RuvC: protein MRVLGIDPGLNITGYGLLEEADDRITVLEAGVIRTNAKAYMADRLHEIAREIETIIDQFKPEAIAIEDLYSHYGHPKTAIIMGHARGVVFLKAAEAGIEIIPYASTRVKNSLTGNGRASKQQMQLMIRSALDLPEVPEPPDTADALAVALCHLRALAHNRMVTT, encoded by the coding sequence ATGAGAGTACTTGGCATTGACCCCGGTCTCAACATCACCGGCTATGGCTTGCTTGAGGAAGCAGACGACAGGATCACTGTCCTTGAAGCCGGAGTTATCCGCACCAACGCGAAAGCCTACATGGCCGATCGGTTGCATGAGATAGCTCGTGAGATCGAAACGATAATCGACCAGTTCAAGCCTGAAGCAATCGCTATCGAAGATTTGTATTCGCATTATGGTCATCCGAAAACGGCCATCATTATGGGCCACGCCCGTGGAGTCGTTTTTCTCAAGGCTGCCGAAGCGGGAATAGAAATCATCCCCTACGCCTCTACGCGGGTCAAGAATTCACTCACAGGCAACGGTCGGGCCAGTAAACAGCAGATGCAACTGATGATCCGTTCCGCACTCGATCTGCCTGAAGTCCCCGAACCTCCCGACACCGCCGACGCCCTCGCCGTGGCGCTGTGTCATTTACGAGCTTTGGCCCACAACAGGATGGTGACCACATGA